DNA from Leptospira ellinghausenii:
TTTTCACTGAACTATAACAATACAACACAATGATGCAGAAATTGCCGCTATAACTCCTACAGTCATAAGATTCTTGTTATTACTGAAAACTCTTTTATTCATGGTAATTCTCCTTAAAAAATTTGATTTACAATATATATGACGACCTTGCAGTATACTACAAGGTTAGTAGATATTTGAAAAAAATTAAAAAAGTGAGGCTTTTTTTATGTTGATAGGAGAATTTTCGAGAAAAAGTAAACTAACAAGAGAAGCTATTAGATTCTATGAAAAGGAGGGGCTTTTAGTAGGAACAAGGAAAGATAACAATTATCGTGAATATTCTGAAAAGGATATTCGAGTAGTCCAATTCATTGCTTCTTTGAAAGAGTTGGGGTTTACACTTCCAGAAATAAAGAATATTTTAGATTTATATAATTCGGAGCAAAAATGTAAAGATGTACAGAGAAAGCTAGAAAAGAATTTAGAAAATATAGAAAACAAATTGACTACCCTTAAAAATGTCAAAGAGAATCTTCTTAAATCAATAAAAGAATGTGAAGAAAATCCCGATAAAAAATCTTGTAATATTATCGCAAAAATTTTGCTTTAGTACTTTGCAATAATAAAACTTATTTGAATTTCTTGGGGTAGAACGGCATCCGTGCCTTACTCTTCTGTAAACGAGGGTTGAGAAAACGGCAACTAACTGCGAGTATCCACTGCGGAGGTGAACTATGTTCGGAAGCTGTTCACCTCCTTGCTCCAAGCCGGCTTAATTGTGTAAGTGAAACTTTGTAGTATTTTTGTGAGACTTATGCAAGTCCAGTGCCTTCGTTCCGGTCACAAAACTTGCAAGAGAATAATGCAAGTTTTGCGCCCTACACTCAGTCACGGGACTTGCTAGTATTAGTTCGGCTTGGAGACATGACTTTGAAACTCAAAAGGTGCTACCGCACTTTCGAGTTTCAAAGTCACGTCGGATACTCTTAACGTTAATTGCAATTAGTTGCTTGTATGCCTCAGGACATGGGTAACACTTTTGTAGCAAGACATAGGTAACACTTTCAGGTTTCTAATCCCTTTAGATCACCTTTACAGGAGGGCTTTGGGATGCCTTGGAAGGAGAATAATACCGTGGATTTAAGATTTCAATTTGTTCTGGATAGCTTCCAGAATGACGTCAATTTTACTCAGCTTTGTGCTCAGTATGGCATCTCTACTAAGTGTGGATACAAGTGGAAAGAAAGGTTCTTGAAGGAAGGGAGAGATGGTCTTCTGGATAAGAAGAGAACTCCTAAGAACTCTCCCGCTAAGATTGCAGAAGAAACAATTCTAGAAATCATTAAGATCAAAAATAACAAGAAGTTCTGGGGTGCTAAGAAAATACTCGAACTCTATAAAGCTAAATTCCCAGATAGAAGACCTCCTAACAGATCTACCGTTGAACGCATTCTTAAGAAGGCAGGCCTACTTGAGAAAAAAAAGAATAGAAGACCAATTAATTCAGGACAACGAATCTCTATGCCAGAGAAAGCCTCTCGTCCGAATCATATTTGGACCGTTGACTTCAAAGGATGGTGGTATACTCCGGACAGGGAAAAAATAAATCCTCTCACAGTCAGAGATGATTTTTCTAAATACATACTATCCATTAAGACCCTTTCCAAAGGCGATATTCCTTCCGTTAAAGCTGAATTTATTAGGTTATTTAAGATCTATGGATTACCAGAAATCATTCGCTCCGACAACGGACCGCCTTTCGCTTCTATGCAGTCTCTTTGGGGACTCACTAAACTCTCTGTTTGGTGGCTCTCTCTAGGTATCAAGCTCGATCGCATTCAACCAGGTAAACCTTACCAAAATGGCGCTCATGAAAGAATGCATAGAGACATGGCTCGAGAACTACAACATGAAATCGTTGGTAACATCACTCTCTTCCAAAAACTCTTCGATAAATGGAGAATTGAATTCAATAGAGAAAGACCACACGAAGCTCTTAACATGAAAACTCCAGAACAAATCTATGTTAAAACTAAAAAACTTTTTGATCCGAACGCTGACCTTCTAATCGCTTATCCTTTT
Protein-coding regions in this window:
- a CDS encoding MerR family transcriptional regulator; this translates as MLIGEFSRKSKLTREAIRFYEKEGLLVGTRKDNNYREYSEKDIRVVQFIASLKELGFTLPEIKNILDLYNSEQKCKDVQRKLEKNLENIENKLTTLKNVKENLLKSIKECEENPDKKSCNIIAKILL
- a CDS encoding integrase core domain-containing protein, translated to MPWKENNTVDLRFQFVLDSFQNDVNFTQLCAQYGISTKCGYKWKERFLKEGRDGLLDKKRTPKNSPAKIAEETILEIIKIKNNKKFWGAKKILELYKAKFPDRRPPNRSTVERILKKAGLLEKKKNRRPINSGQRISMPEKASRPNHIWTVDFKGWWYTPDREKINPLTVRDDFSKYILSIKTLSKGDIPSVKAEFIRLFKIYGLPEIIRSDNGPPFASMQSLWGLTKLSVWWLSLGIKLDRIQPGKPYQNGAHERMHRDMARELQHEIVGNITLFQKLFDKWRIEFNRERPHEALNMKTPEQIYVKTKKLFDPNADLLIAYPFGFKQRHVNDRGYINWNGHLIMIGNPFNGFNVGIKKEINSVSIWFGNNKLGTLDQNLFLINTDSNSYNDHKPRKITKK